The Loxodonta africana isolate mLoxAfr1 chromosome 1, mLoxAfr1.hap2, whole genome shotgun sequence genomic sequence TTTGTAGCATTGTCTAATTAATAGAACGTAACTATTATTCTTCCTTCTCCCTATTGATGCAATCTTCAGTTAACAGGACCATAAGATTATTTGTTCATATTGAGTTTgtagtctttttgtttgtttttaagcgtGAATGATACAATCCACCTAATTACTTTCCCAGTCTCAAATCCCACTGTGGAAACATCGTCAATGTAAGGGACTACAGAAAGAAGAGCCAGCATCCTACGTACATTAGCCAGGGCTCTTTcagttattggaaaccctggttgcatagtggttaagtgctacagctgttaaccaagaggtcggcagtttgaatccgccaggcactctttggaaactctatggggcagttctactctgtcctatagggtcgctctgagttggaatcaactcagtggcaatgggtttggtttttggttttctttcagtTATTATGAAGTGTCTTGCCCAGAATACAGATGGCCACAGAAGGGCCACAGACAGGAAGTGGAAAGCTGGCTCTGTGCCTCCTCTGTGCACCCGATACACTATTCACTTTACAGACCCACATTCTCTGCTTATTGTGAGCAGATAAGCACCCCACGGTTCCAGAATTTACTACAGCTACGGtatacaaaaatttttttccagtatgCCCAAAAGGATATCAAATGCCTTCCTGTAATTAAAATACAGTATATCTATGAAATTATTCTGATGTACCCCTAGCAATACAGTATATAGCAGGCAAGCACGGCAGTGTCTATCTGAAAAGATCCTGAAGGTGAAGTTTTCTGGTTGGTAATGAATCATAAAAAGTGGGGTGAGCTACTTCACTGCTGTCTTACACAACCTGACATGTTCTCGATTGCCTACTACAGTGCCTCTTATCCACTATATATTTTACATAATACAGGTGCATAGGAGTCTCACAAACTTTAAACCAGAGCCTCCCATGGCAGAAAGGGTCTAAGCATCTCTATTTTTCCAGAGCTGCACAGGTGATTCTCATATATTGCAGGCATCCTGCATGTCATCTCACTTACTCTTCATAGTCCTATAGACAGACAACACAGTGTACTGGTTAGAAGCACAAGGTTCCAAAGAAAACCTACTATAACCTATTAGGATTTAAATCCAGGCTCTACCACTTAGTAGGTAACTTTTGGAAAGTTACTGAAGCTGTCTGGTCTTCAATTTTCCCTGTAAAATATGGTTAAAGCACACAGATGAGAGCCTAGTATACAGTAATTGCTTGTAAAATTATCATCAATACCTCTGTTTTAATTTTACAGTTAGGGACACTTCCAAGATCACATGGCTAGCTGATGCTGAGATCTAAGCCCAGGTTTTCTAAAGCTAAACTTCATGCACTGTCTGTGATACCACTACTACCCAAGTGTTTTCATACACAAAATAAAAAGCAGTATCAGGACTGAGTGATATGGGAAGTATTTTATTATGTGATAACACGTAACAGCAGCCACATTTATAGCTGCACAGCCACACCATGTATGAGGCTTTAGTGCTTCAGTGGTAACATTCTCagcttccatgcgggagacccgggttcgattcctggccaatgcgcctcacgcacagccaccagccatctgttagtagaggcttgcatgttgctatgatgctgaacagctttcagtagAGCCTCCAGCTaagatggaagagaaagaaagcctggcaatctactgctgaaatttagccaaggaaaaccctatggatcacaatggtccagtctgcACCCAATTAcagggatgacgcaggactggccAGCCTTTCACTCCCCTGTGCATAGGACAAACCACACCATGTAGATCTGAACAGAAAAGATGTTCAGAAGTTGCAGTACTAGTGGTTCAAGCATTGACTTTTACATGATAAAAAATTCTGACGGCTGATGTACATGCgttttaaaatgctattttatATTGTTAGAGTTCTTTCTTGTTTGCTTGAAAGTACTGTATTAAACCAAATATAAACTAGACCATGATCTATTCACATAATGAAACTGCATTTGAAAACACgttttagtttcttagtgctgctataacagaaataccacaagtagatgtctttaacaagcagaaatttactttctcacggtttgggaggctggaagttcgaaatcagggtgccagctcttgTCTCAGTTTCTCTAGCATTCCTTGGTTAtttccatgtggcatctatctttcacCCACTGGAGCTTGGTTGCTTCTGTCCCTAATCTGCTCCTTCTGTATCTCAAACGTGACTGACTTAAAATACACTTTACACTGAagtggcctcattaacaaaacagagaaaaccctattcccaaatgggattatatccacagataTGTGGTGCTGAGTCAGTTCCCAatgatagtgaccctacgtacaacaaaacaaaacactactcagtcttgcgccatcctcacaattgttgctatgtttgagcccattgttgcagccacggtgtcaatccatctcattgagggtctttcctctttttcattgactctatactttaccaatcatgatgtccttcttcagggacttgtccctcctaataacatgtccaaagtatgtaagacaaagtctcgccatccttgcttctaaagagcattctagctgtacttcaagacatgtttgttcttccagcagtaCATGGTATGCTCAACATTTGCCCTAACACCATAAGaagaaggcatcaattcttcttcggttttccttattcattgtccagcttttgcatgcatatgagacacttaaaaataccatggcttgggtcaggtgcactttagtccttaaggtgacatctttgctttttaacacttttaaagaggtcttttgcagatctgctcaatgctgcttccatggcattgattgtggatccaagtaaaatgaaatccttgaaacgtcagtattttctccacaaaatataggggttagggtttttttccCTGAGAAAGACACTGACAACCTGCACTTTTACTACATGCCTTAACATTTCTACAACTCACACCTCCTGCACTTTTGTGGTACGCTTCTCTTGGGCACAGCACAAAAAGCATCCTGCTAGGATTCTGAAAACACAAATTCTAGACCTGGCTACGTCATAAACTAAGAATAATCTTAGATCAGGTACCTTCCCCAGGCCTTTATCTTAAACTGCGACAAACAGTTCTTATTTGTTTAGTCTTTCATAGTCCCTTTATTTATCTTTGCAGCAACCCTTTGATTTAAGGCATTATACCCATCTTAGAGATGAAATTCAGTCTCAAAGAGGTTATATGACCTACTCAAGATCCCAGAGGTGGTATATGGCAGAGCTAAACCAACAATCTTGCTCAAGATCCTAGTGCTGGTATACATTGTGCTCATTCAAGTTTGTTATATGGATCAATCGGCAATTTCCTAGGACTTTTACAGTGATCACATTTTATGCTTCTACTTTCCCCTTTACACAACTAGCATTGAAATTAGAAAATAATCAGCCCTCCTTATCTGTGCAGCCCACGGATTCAACCAACTGGACTGAAAAATATTCAGGGggaaaaaagttccaaaaagcaaaacttgaatttgttgCATACCAAGCACTACAGTGAATCCATGTGAATGAAATGCGTAGGCACAGCCTACTGAggcctcccaccatttcacagcTCCTCAGTTTCTCTTTAGCACTCATTGTTTGGACATTGTTCACCTAAGGCCTTGTTAGttcctaaacaatacagtataacaactatttatctACCATTTACCTTGTATTAGGTATTACAAGTAATCTAttgatgatttaaagtatacgaaTGTGCATAAGTTATATATGCAAACACTATGCtatttttatataagggacttgagcattcATGGATTTTGGTATCCGTGGCGTACCTGGAACCAATTCCCTGCAGATACTGAGGGATGACTGTACATGTATTTGATCAAATCTCATTTACCATGGCTCTTCTTTGAACTGTTCTTTAAAATTTTCTCGTATTTGCATATTAAATCTAGAGAAAAGTTAATTTTTCAGACAGTTCCCATGGCTGCCTGCCTCTCTGAAACTTTAGACTTACCTATTTCTTTTgtcaaagccaaaaccaaaaaatcaaatctgttgccgctgagtcaattctgattcatagcaaccctgtaagacagagaactgcttcataggggttcccaaggctgtagtctctatagaagcagactgttaaATCTTTCTGCCTtggagttcgaaccaccaaccttttggttaacagctgaggccttaaccactgtgccaccagggctccttttgtcaaAGCAGAGGTTGCTAAAAGTTTATACCCTGTTGctggtgattccaactcacggtgaccccatgtgtatcagagagaGCTGTGCTACATAAGGTTTCCAGCGGCTATAATCTTAcacaagtagatcgccaggcctttcttcacagtgccgctgggtgaattcaaaccaccaacctttcagttaggagccaaaaACCCAACTGTTTGCATTACCCAAGGCCCAAAGAGTTTATAAATAACCACtaattactatatatatatatgtatatacgtgtatGTATGAACTgggatatgtatgtatatatatatttttttgttttaataattttaaagatAGTTATTCCATAATTAAGGCTAATCTGAAACTAAGGAACCCCTCAATATTTTTACCCATTCCTGAAGTAGTTTAAAAAACACACTTTCTATTGATTTTTATCTCATCTGCTACCTGCTTTTACTTGGGAAATACTAAGTATTCTACCTTATTGCCGAGTCTACCTCTCTCTGGCAAAAACGGTCTTAACCGTTAGGAAAGCTTGTACTTTTTCACTCACCACCTAAACTGAAAAGTGAAATCTGAATGCTAACTGAGGGATTGAGGGCATTCCCCAAGAGACAACATGATCAATTTAAAAGATGATACAATATGCctgacaattattttattataataaattTATAGATGTTATGCTGATTAGCCCTGCTGACATATACAATCTTATGTCTAAACcaaattaaagttaaaaaaagacaaacaaaaaaaaactcattctcTCAGTAATCCTCAGAAGTCAGCAGAGCTCAACAAACAGTGTGCTCTCATAAGGAGAGAGCTTTAAACATTCACCAATTTATATAATTTAACATTAATTACAGAGTACATatatggaaaatattttcatGATTTTCTTCATTTCAGTTGTATGGCTTTCTTGTCTTTGGAAGGAAAGATTTTGACTTCAAAAGTAACAAAGTACCTGAGAAGGGAATTTACATCTTTCAGTTCTAGATGGTATTCTTGTGCTATTTTCTCAGCAGTCCACGTGTCTGGATAAAGTTTATGATTATTGAGAAGTGTCATTGCCTCTACAATTGAAATTTTGCCTTTGGGAATGTTTGTAACATTCTCATCAAGGTGATGGCCTTTCGGCAATCTGAACTCCTTTGGCTTTGGACGTGTTCCATCATCTTTTGCCTAGTATCAAAAAAAAGGGGGGCAGGGTAAGAAAAAAGATTCATATTTCTTATATCCTGATTACTGCTCTTCAAATACATACTACACATGCCTCCCTAAACTTTCTCATTATGATGAGCCATAGTTCAATGACACTTTTGCCATACCACCATTTCATTAATATAGCTCTAAATCAtcactaataaattttgttagTTCTAGAAAATAATAACTGAATATATACCATTCATTCACCAGACTATTTCATGTACATTAAAATTACAAAGTAATAATAATTGATTAAATTAGCTCTAAATATTGCACCTGCTTTAGAAGACTCTGATTCTGCTCTAACAGGTTTACTTGATAAACTTCATTCTGTTTCCTAGTTTTGTATTTCATATTCAGTGTCCCCTAAACATGTTGAACTAATTCAAATATTGCTATAGGCTTTGATTCTTACTTCAGGGGAAATAAACTAACGCCCCCAACAACCACACAAAAAGCAAACAATCTATATATACCCATCCTACCTCACTCCCTGCATCTGTGCTCTGTATTTCACTCCCATCACCTAGCTATGCCAatgattccattttctttttcaactGCATAGTCTAGTGCTGCTTTTTGCCCAAAACACAAAAATACTATAGTCACTATCTTTTTTTCAGTACCCACAAAATCCAAACCACCTTTATGACCAGTTTTCTTTTTAGTCAAGTTTAAAAGATAGTGACATTTGCCGTCTCTGATGATCTCCTAGTTGTTAAATCTAGAAGGTGTTTTTCAGGCATTATTTGAACTCACTACAGCATCTAACACTATTGACCATTCCAGTATACCTGCGACTATCTTTCCTCTTGGTTTCCATGCCAGTCATCTTCTGATTCTCCAACTGGTCCTCCAGTGGttcctttctggttttctttATGGATTCCTTTCCCTTCTGCTGTTCCTTAAGTGATGTGCTCCCCAAGTACAGGCCCAGGCCCTCTTCTTACTCTACACATTCTTCCTAAATAATCCCTCACATTCCCCTAACTTCCATCACAATCTTTATGATTAATCACGTCCAAATCTGTGATCTCAGACGTACACCCTTCTCCTGACTGCCAGGCTCAAATTCCTAACTGCCTAAAGGGCATCTCCACTTGTATGACATTCAAGCACCTAAAATTCAATACACCTAAAACAGAATGTATCACTTTTCCCTGAAAATACAGCTCTATTGTTATATTCCCAATCTCAATGACTGACACCACCAGGTTATTATTCAGATTATATCTGATACTACCCTCTTCCTTATCCATCTAATCAATGACCAAATCCTGTTTATACTGCCTCTTAAGTTCTCTCAAATCCATTGACTTCTCTCCCTGTCACTAAATCATTCTAGCTCAAGCCAACATCTCTCACAGGAACTATTACaaaagcctcctaactggtctccccaAAATGTATAAAATTCACTTCATTCCCTTCCAGTCTACTCTCCAAACTGTCCCCATTAAGACGCAAAGCTAATGCCATTTTTCGGCATTTAACTCTTCAATGATTTCCCATTGTCCataggataaaatccaaattctTTTGCAAGACAAATAAAGACCTTCATGATCTTactcttgtcatggattgaattgtgtccctcctaaaatgtgtgtattaacatggttaggccatgattcccagtattctgtggttgtcctccattttgtgattgtaattttatgttaaaaaggattacgGTGAGATTGTAACATTCTtaccaagtcacatccctgatgccatataaagggactttccctgaggtatggcctgcaccaccttttatttctcaacagataaaaggaaaaggaagtaagcagagttgggaacctcataccaccaagagagcaatgccaggagcagagtgcgtcctttgggcctgaggttcctgcgctgagatgctcctagaccaagggaagactgatgacaaggaccttcctctagggccaacagagaaagccttctcctggagccagtgccctgaattcggacttctggcttactggactgtgagagaatatacttctctttgttaaagccatccacttgtggtaagaTACTCCCTTCCACTTTCCCCTAATTGTACTAAACCCTAACCATTTTCTAAAGGCACAGCCCGCTCTCATTCCTCCATATTGCAAGCTTGGCCTGAAACATTCTACCTACTGCTTCTTCACCTTCCGAAATTCAAAGCTTCTCCCATCTTCTTATTCCCAGGAATATGCCCCTTTTACTCCATACACACCTCTATTCAGATTTCCCTTCTGAATTAATATTAAATACTATAATATTATTTTGACACTGAAAAACTATTTGAGAGAATTCAACATACTGtcctgatattaaaaaaaagaaaaaaaaaacacttttaggAAATTGTAAATAGAAGACTTCCCAAATGTGataaaggatttttttaaatgagaaaccaATGTGACATTATCATAACTAATGCAGAAACATCAGCGGCATCCTATGAAAGGAAAAGGTTAGAATGTTCAGTTTTACCACTATATTAACattatacccactgctgtcgagtcgattccgactcatagcgaccctataggacagtagagctgcaccacagaatttccaaggagcacctggcgtattcgaactgccaacctcttggttagcagccgtagcacttaaccactacgccaccagggtttcctaggcaacCCAAAAAGAGAAAGTTTAATAGGTAGAAAGGAAAATTATTATTTCATGAAAATGATATGAGAATATCgttaaaaaaagtaaatgagaatcagctaaaaaaaaaaaaacaaaagaaataataacTCAGCAATGTGGGTAGCTCCAATGCAAAACTCACTCTGATAAAGAAGCAATAAACAGTTTATAAACTTAGGGTGAAAAAAGATCCCACTCAAAATAACAATCTCCCTTCTATTCCCCACAGACTCATTAAGTTAAAGATGCTAATTCTCCTCAAATCAATCTATAGCTTCTAATTCAATTTCACTCAAAATCCAAATAGGAGTTTTAAAAGAAACTGACAATTTGATTCTCAAGttcatctggaaaaaaaagaatgtgtaaACACCAAAAAATTTTAACAGGAATGAGATGTCATAACAAACATCGAAACATATTAGTAAGCTCTAGTAATTAAAAAGGTGAGGCTCTAGTGTAGAgctataaataaaacagaactgACAAGTCCATAAACAAACCCACATGTACATATAATATGAAGGTGTGTTTACACatgtggtgttgttaggtgcagttagGTCGGTCTTTGACTCAAAGTGTCTGCATATGACAGAGGAAGGCTCCTCATAGGGTTTtatagactgtaatctttactggagcagatcaccaggtctcttctcccatggagctgctgggtgggtttgaattgccaaccttttagttagcagccaagcacttaatcactgcaccaccaaggttccttgtCTATACATACAGCAGCGTTTTAAGTGCAAAAATGACTGAGTTGGTCAATCATTACAGTTAGACAACTGGCCATCCATTTGGAAAGAGAGTAAACTGATTTCTTCAAACAACAAATAACATATTTAACACCAAACAGATAAAAATTTTGACAatactagaagaaaacacagactATTTTTACGATGTTAGGGTTGGCCCAGAATTTCTATACATGATAGATACCAAGATTAAATACCATAAAGGATAAAAAGGTCAACATATCGATAGAATTCCGAACagcaaaaaaaatatatatataaattatttgcCATGTGACAATGTCATTAATGTCTAGAGACATTACAAATATTAACAGAACTCTTAATGACccaaaataaaaaagggaaaaagaacatAACCAGTAAATtcaatctttttttattattattattttttattatcactCTCCCCAACGAGTCGTTTTAGACTTTTCCTAATACCTAGTCACGAAATTTTAATACCACCGTGTACCTCTTTATATATTATATGTGTATCTGTGCATTAGACATAAAGGGAGTTAATTTTCTTCATCCCTCCAAGAACGAATTTTCAAATTGAAAAAGAACACCTGGAAGTATTAGTGTAACACGAACCTAAAAATAACAGACCACAGACATTCACCACTTTATCTTCTTTGTATATACATTTGGTAGAAAATGAAACTGCTAATTGCTACCGTACGTAACAATTTATAAATCTTACTTTGCTCATGagttgtctttctcttctccaGTCAAAATTATATTAATAACCACATTGCTGCAAATACTTAAGTCTACTGCCTATCTACAGAGAGAGGACAGAAAGAACCAGAGAAttttacaatggaaaaaaaatctggGTGTCAATCTTGGTACTTCCCTCATCCTTGATCAAACTCTTTCCCCTACTTAGAACCCTTCTGCCCCCCACAAACTCATCTGTTTAATTCCAACTCATCTTTCAGGTCTGAgtttaaatgtcacttcctcagaaaCAATCCCTGATCCTCCAAACTAAAGTAGGTCCTTCTGATATACTCAATGGTAAAAGTaatccactgctaactgaaaggtaggcaattcaaaaccaccagtggctccacaggagaaaaacgtgGTAGCccgcttccacagagatttaacacagccttggaaaccctagggggttgCTATGACAGCAGAGTTTTTTGGGTATACTCTCACAGTGCCTATACAACTTCATAGGCACATCAGTTAATTATATACTGAAAAGTTTTTCATCTGCTTAACGTCTATGTCCCTGTTCGTGGTTATTACGCCCAACACATATATGGATTTACATACAGGTCCCCATTCCCAATTTATCCTAATTTTATATATACTACTTGTTACCTGGgtatgtccttaaaaaaaaaacaatactaaAGGAGAAGTCCCTGAAATGAGAACACACCTCAATCCACAGGAGGATGGAAAAAGAATACTGGTTACTctggagcctggtggtacagtggttaagagctcagctgctaaccaaaaggtcagaagttcgaatctaccagctgctccttggaaaccctgtgaggcagttctactatgtcctatagggtcggaattgattcgatggcaacaggcttttggtCATACTAGAAGTGCCTTATCAAATCACACATATTCTGAAACAACAGCGAATAAATCACAGTTGGTATTCAATCAATACAAGTCCTTTAGAAGTTTAGAATATATCCAATGAACCAAGCCCACTGTGCTTCAACTTTGCCAGTGTACTGTATGCTTTTCACAATTACACTGACATTTTTACACCTGTAGAGTGCTCACTCCTTTACCACGCGTCATATTTCTCTCTATCTCTCATAGCATTTCCAGAGAGCAAGTAACAAATCATTTTCCTAGAGCCCAGACAGATTAAACTACTTATTTACGTAATTAAAACATACCTGCATAGAAGACACAGGATCTCTGGAATCAACATAAACATTTTTTAGTAATGACAGCAGCTTGTCATCTTTTCTAGTAATTTCTCCCTTAACCTCTGGATGGCCTAAGGGGGGGAAAAAAGatcacaatattaaaacaaacaaacaaaaaaatttcctCTAAGGACCTGTGCACAACACAaaacagccacttttgaattctttttttaaataaattatcatTTGGACAGTACCGACTTTAAATGTAATCGAAATACTAGGTCCAGCTCGGCGTTCAGCCTTCTGTGAAAACACCTGAAGAAAACTACGACACTAAAAAGGACTATCTTTCTGTCTTATTGGGAACACGTCATTTACTCCCACTGCACACAATCCCTTCTGATTCTGATTCTCTGCTTCAAGTCGCTAAGCATTAAAGAGAAAGGCCGGCGAGGGCGGATAATT encodes the following:
- the NDUFAF4 gene encoding NADH dehydrogenase [ubiquinone] 1 alpha subcomplex assembly factor 4; protein product: MGATVARAVRNFNLENRAEREISKLKPSLAPRHPSTKNLLREEMSRHPEVKGEITRKDDKLLSLLKNVYVDSRDPVSSMQAKDDGTRPKPKEFRLPKGHHLDENVTNIPKGKISIVEAMTLLNNHKLYPDTWTAEKIAQEYHLELKDVNSLLRYFVTFEVKIFPSKDKKAIQLK